One stretch of Chryseobacterium fluminis DNA includes these proteins:
- a CDS encoding peroxiredoxin family protein — MKYYTNHLKQDTAALTGRQFEFNIRNEKDDFPRPYRLSLEVQEDKTYLLTESFYFENKPKNIIFDSENGKIIDPSESTALREETFSYEKYMDTIITQKKKLDCIRFASYKNNSFRFIKDSLHIKYDSLKLNEQRLLLNYSRLHPNSAVLFWKIVELTETNGYDKKYEEIFNHLSKKIKASAPAKVLQKQFAILKQLNIGNRFTFKIKNRNITVSKRFTLIDFWFSHCKPCLEQIPKYKHIYEKYRSKGFGIIAISTDKTTDTDDWKKVIHDNNLTWPQFLDENGTESKKHNITAFPTTFLLDSHGIILRKNISPEELEKFCEQNLN; from the coding sequence ATGAAATATTATACTAATCACCTCAAACAGGATACAGCTGCCTTAACCGGTCGTCAGTTTGAATTCAATATCCGCAACGAAAAAGATGATTTCCCAAGACCTTACCGTCTCAGTTTAGAGGTACAGGAAGATAAAACGTATCTGCTGACAGAATCGTTTTATTTTGAAAATAAACCTAAAAACATAATCTTTGATTCTGAAAATGGAAAAATAATTGACCCCAGTGAAAGTACAGCATTGAGGGAAGAAACCTTTTCTTACGAAAAATATATGGATACGATTATTACTCAGAAGAAAAAATTAGACTGTATAAGATTTGCTTCCTATAAAAATAATAGTTTCCGCTTCATTAAAGACAGTCTGCATATTAAATACGACAGTCTGAAATTAAATGAGCAGCGGTTATTATTAAACTATTCCCGATTACATCCTAATTCAGCAGTATTATTCTGGAAAATTGTTGAGCTCACCGAAACAAACGGATATGATAAAAAATATGAAGAGATCTTCAATCATTTATCTAAAAAAATAAAAGCCTCCGCGCCGGCAAAAGTTTTACAGAAACAATTTGCAATTCTAAAACAACTCAATATAGGAAATCGCTTCACATTTAAAATCAAAAACAGAAACATTACCGTTTCCAAAAGGTTTACATTAATAGATTTCTGGTTCTCTCATTGCAAACCCTGTCTTGAACAGATACCTAAATATAAGCATATTTACGAAAAATACAGAAGCAAAGGCTTCGGAATTATTGCCATCTCTACTGATAAAACTACGGACACTGATGACTGGAAAAAAGTGATACATGACAATAACCTGACATGGCCGCAATTCTTAGATGAAAACGGAACTGAATCTAAAAAACACAACATCACAGCTTTTCCTACCACCTTCCTCTTAGATTCACACGGCATCATTCTCAGAAAAAATATTTCACCTGAAGAATTGGAAAAGTTCTGCGAGCAAAATCTGAATTAG
- a CDS encoding helix-turn-helix domain-containing protein, with protein sequence MNNHFFDLIEHTNRSVFLTGKAGTGKTTFLNEFVKKTRKKYIVVAPTGIAAINAGGVTIHSMFGLPLRTFLPTTDRIDTSLANNIADLMPHFKYRKDKLKLLREVEVLIIDEVSMLRADVLDMMDFSLRFIRRNNQRFGGVQMLFIGDLYQLPPVVRDEHILKMCYQSPFFFDSHAIKEIPLITIELTKVYRQSDEEFLAILNAIRDGDVANIDFDHLNERYDPTFNSGDEPYVYLCSHNKMADDINQEKLDEIKTDSRTYEAKLSGEFKENQFPNEQFLDLKIGAQVMFIRNDISGEKRYFNGKLGEISALDENEIKIILDGSETEITVKREVWEQKKYFLDTDKNIKEEVLGSFEQFPIKLAWAVTIHKSQGLTFDKVIIDAGKSFTAGQVYVALSRCRTLEGIVLKSKITPEVIFKDNRILKFQGDTHANDNVEAILNQEKYDYSIKKVLRTVDSQWLLKEVEDWNNLSIVTKSIDHVKTKQLYVQLKHEIVNLGKIFVKLERVISQKVNLFIDQKEEWSEIENKTKGAVNFFFTEIRNKVFGPLKEFYAEIKGAKGLKQYNEDFRVWLEDIEEYLNSLKEIHLLETKLLDEKNDQEISMKIAKVPSQVLTFQLFEQGKTIGEISMERGLVKETVIGHLAKFAEQGLLDISRVITSDKIKTFEDLFYQSQHETLTEWKNALPADFEFNEIRILINHYNYQKEKRK encoded by the coding sequence ATGAACAATCATTTTTTTGACTTAATAGAACATACCAACAGAAGTGTTTTTCTTACAGGAAAAGCAGGGACGGGAAAGACTACTTTTCTTAATGAATTTGTGAAGAAGACCCGGAAAAAATACATTGTTGTAGCGCCTACGGGAATTGCTGCCATCAATGCAGGCGGGGTTACCATACATTCAATGTTTGGTCTGCCGCTGAGAACTTTTTTACCTACTACCGACAGGATTGATACCAGTCTGGCCAATAATATTGCCGATCTGATGCCCCACTTCAAATACCGTAAAGATAAACTGAAACTTCTCCGTGAGGTGGAGGTTCTGATCATCGATGAGGTTTCCATGTTACGGGCAGACGTATTGGATATGATGGATTTTTCGCTGAGGTTCATCAGGAGAAATAACCAGCGTTTTGGAGGGGTACAGATGTTATTTATCGGAGATCTGTATCAGTTGCCACCGGTGGTGAGAGATGAGCACATTTTAAAAATGTGTTATCAGTCTCCGTTCTTTTTTGACAGTCATGCCATCAAAGAAATTCCTCTAATTACCATTGAGCTTACCAAAGTATACCGGCAGTCCGATGAAGAGTTTCTGGCTATCCTGAATGCCATCCGGGACGGTGATGTAGCCAATATAGATTTTGATCATCTGAATGAAAGATATGATCCGACTTTTAATTCCGGTGATGAGCCTTATGTTTACCTGTGTTCGCATAACAAAATGGCGGATGATATCAATCAGGAAAAACTTGACGAAATTAAAACCGATTCAAGAACATATGAGGCCAAACTTTCCGGTGAGTTTAAAGAAAACCAGTTTCCGAATGAGCAGTTTTTAGATTTGAAAATTGGAGCTCAGGTGATGTTCATCAGAAATGATATTTCCGGGGAAAAACGGTATTTTAACGGAAAGCTGGGCGAAATTTCTGCTTTGGATGAAAATGAGATCAAGATTATTCTTGATGGCAGCGAGACAGAAATCACTGTGAAAAGAGAAGTCTGGGAGCAGAAAAAGTATTTTCTGGATACCGATAAAAATATCAAAGAAGAAGTACTGGGAAGTTTTGAACAGTTTCCTATAAAGCTGGCCTGGGCGGTTACGATTCATAAAAGTCAGGGACTCACCTTTGATAAAGTGATCATCGATGCCGGGAAAAGCTTTACGGCAGGTCAGGTGTATGTAGCATTATCGCGTTGCCGGACCCTGGAAGGGATTGTTCTGAAATCTAAAATTACTCCTGAAGTTATTTTTAAAGATAACCGGATTTTAAAGTTTCAGGGGGATACCCATGCCAATGATAATGTAGAGGCAATCCTGAATCAGGAAAAATATGATTACAGCATCAAGAAAGTACTGCGTACCGTAGATTCCCAATGGCTTTTAAAAGAAGTGGAAGACTGGAATAATCTTTCTATTGTTACCAAGAGTATTGATCATGTAAAAACGAAACAGCTTTATGTTCAGCTGAAGCATGAGATTGTAAACCTGGGTAAAATTTTCGTTAAATTAGAAAGGGTCATTTCTCAGAAGGTGAATTTGTTTATTGATCAGAAAGAAGAGTGGTCTGAAATTGAAAATAAAACTAAAGGAGCGGTGAACTTCTTCTTTACCGAAATCAGGAATAAGGTCTTCGGCCCTCTGAAAGAATTCTATGCAGAAATAAAAGGAGCAAAAGGTTTAAAACAATATAACGAAGATTTCCGGGTCTGGCTGGAAGATATTGAAGAGTACCTGAACAGTCTGAAAGAAATTCATTTACTGGAAACTAAGCTTTTGGATGAAAAGAATGATCAGGAGATCAGCATGAAGATTGCAAAAGTTCCTTCACAGGTTCTGACCTTTCAACTGTTTGAACAGGGAAAAACAATTGGCGAAATTTCAATGGAAAGAGGCCTGGTAAAGGAAACTGTGATCGGGCATCTGGCGAAATTCGCAGAACAGGGATTGCTGGATATCTCCAGAGTCATTACCTCGGATAAAATCAAAACTTTTGAAGACCTGTTTTACCAAAGTCAGCATGAAACCCTGACCGAGTGGAAAAATGCGTTGCCGGCTGATTTTGAATTTAATGAAATCAGGATTTTAATTAATCATTATAATTATCAGAAAGAGAAAAGGAAATAA